The genomic stretch GCTTAGTCGGACCCCAATAGCAGTGGCCTCCGGCGGGATCAACCGGAATTAAAATGGAGTACGATCGCCACCGGTCGTTACCAGGTATCACTTGGTTGCAGGCTTACATCCAACCTAAGTCTTTGACTTAGGTTATCATTCCATTGCATAATATTTGCCATGTATAGAGTATTGTATTGTTTTTAGGTTTAGAACGATAGGGATATAAATGTTGTAGAAGTATATATAAATATATAAAACACACATCTTTTAAAACTTCTGAAAATTCTTTTATAACTAAAATAATAATTTAAGGAATTTCTTTTTGGAATTTACCACCATATATTTTTAATTCCCAGTAAATAGGCCACAATATTACTTGATAGATGTATCACAGGTGTAATGATCAATATTGTAACTATCATGTCTAAGGTTAGAGGTGCAAAAGGATAGGCAAATAACATTGCAAATACAACGAAGTCAAGTTGATCGAGTAGAGGTGCAGGTTTTCCCCGCTCTATTCCTAACCTTCTCTTGATAAAACTACCTACCATGTCCCCAAAGAGGGCTCCCAAGGATAGGAAAAAACCAACATATATCCATTTAAAGAGGTTATAGTAGAACTCAGAAGTTCCTACTATATCCAGATTTAGAAGGATACTCTCAAAAGCAGCAGCGATACATCCACAAAGTAAACCAAAGAAAAATCCTCTATATGTAACTCCATCGCCTAGTAATCTTCTTCCATCTAAGAAGCACTTCCCTAAATCCACTGGGGCTCCTCCACCAAATACACAGGCGGCAGCATTTGCAACATAGGCTGGTAAAATATATATTAAAGAGTTAAAAAGTATTCGGACAGGATTCATAAGACCCCTCAATCTCCTATAAAATTTTTATATAGACCACTTTTTTAAGAGACTAAGTATATAGATACAACTCTAATCTCATAAGCGGGTTATTATATTGTTTTATTATTATTTTATTATTCATATTGGTTATTATAATTAAATTTTTTTATAACAATTATGCTATAATTCAACCAAGGATATAGGGAAACTATGGATCTGGATAGATACGATGTCGTTATTGTTGGAGGAGGGCCAATAGGTTGTATCACTGGAGAGAGTATAAAACATCATAAGGTGTTAATTGTTGAAGAGCATAGTGCGGTAGGAGTTCCTCTACAGTGTGGAGGACTTGTTAGTAAAAAGGGGGTGAAGGAGTTAGGATACCCAAAAGGCGT from Methanofervidicoccus abyssi encodes the following:
- a CDS encoding CDP-2,3-bis-(O-geranylgeranyl)-sn-glycerol synthase is translated as MNPVRILFNSLIYILPAYVANAAACVFGGGAPVDLGKCFLDGRRLLGDGVTYRGFFFGLLCGCIAAAFESILLNLDIVGTSEFYYNLFKWIYVGFFLSLGALFGDMVGSFIKRRLGIERGKPAPLLDQLDFVVFAMLFAYPFAPLTLDMIVTILIITPVIHLSSNIVAYLLGIKNIWW